A window of the Xenopus laevis strain J_2021 chromosome 9_10L, Xenopus_laevis_v10.1, whole genome shotgun sequence genome harbors these coding sequences:
- the pgp.L gene encoding glycerol-3-phosphate phosphatase, with the protein MAASKCAHLNGELSRRFLASVDTVLFDCDGVLWRGDEPISGASDLINGLKRTGKRVFFLTNNSTKTRSMYAEKLGRLGFKAEPGEVFGTAYCTAIYLRDIVQLKGKVYLIGGRALSEEFGAAGIRHFGCGADLVTGSPKDWASMEADPDVKAVVVGFDEHFSYMKLNRALQYLQDPSCLFIATNTDTRLPLEGGRAIPGTGCLVRAVETAAHRKAQVIGKPSSFLYDCVVKDCGLDPARTVMVGDRLDTDIQMGSTCGIRTLLTLTGFSSLEDAKSYQDKGALSMVPDYYVNSVADLLPALSEERQ; encoded by the exons ATGGCGGCGTCCAAGTGCGCACACCTGAATGGGGAACTCTCCCGGCGTTTCCTCGCCTCGGTGGACACCGTTCTTTTCGATTGCGACGGGGTGTTGTGGCGGGGGGATGAGCCGATCTCCGGGGCGTCCGATCTTATTAACGGGTTGAAGCGGACAGGGAAACGCGTGTTTTTCCTCACGAACAACAGCACGAAGACGCGCTCCATGTATGCGGAGAAGCTGGGGCGGCTGGGCTTCAAGGCAGAACCGGGGGAAGTGTTCGGAACCGCGTACTGTACGGCCATCTACCTGCGGGACATTGTCCAGCTCAAGGGCAAAGTTTATCTGATCGGGGGTCGGGCGCTGAGCGAGGAGTTCGGGGCTGCGGGGATTCGTCACTTTGGCTGCGGAGCTGACCTCGTGACCGGCAGCCCCAAAGACTGGGCTTCGATGGAGGCGGACCCCGATGTGAAGGCTGTGGTGGTCGGATTTGATGAGCATTTCAGTTACATGAAACTGAACCGAGCTCTCCAGTACCTGCAGGACCCCTCCTGCCTCTTTATTGCCACCAATACTGATACCAGGCTGCCCCTGGAAGGAGGGAGAGCTATACCAG GGACTGGTTGTCTGGTGCGAGCGGTGGAGACGGCTGCTCACCGCAAAGCTCAAGTCATCGGGAAACCCAGCTCCTTCCTCTATGATTGTGTCGTCAAGGACTGTGGACTGGACCCCGCTAGGACTGTGATGGTGGGAGACCGGCTGGACACAGATATCCAGATGGGCTCCACCTGTGGCATTCGCACTCTCCTCACACTGACTGGTTTCTCCAGCCTGGAGGACGCAAAGTCTTATCAGGATAAAGGGGCCCTCTCTATGGTTCCTGATTACTATGTGAACTCTGTTGCCGACCTGCTGCCGGCACTGTCTGAAGAGCGCCAGTGA